A window of Hevea brasiliensis isolate MT/VB/25A 57/8 chromosome 14, ASM3005281v1, whole genome shotgun sequence contains these coding sequences:
- the LOC110636564 gene encoding ADP-ribosylation factor-like protein 8a, with protein sequence MGLWEAFLNWLRSLFFKQEMELSLIGLQNAGKTSLVNVIATGGYSEDMIPTVGFNMKKVTKGNVTIKLWDLGGQPRFRSMWERYCRAVSAIVYVVDAADFDNLSVSRSELHDLLSKPSLKGIPLLVLGNKIDKPGALSKQDFTEQLGLKSITDREVCCFMISCKNCTNIDTVIDWLVKHSKSKN encoded by the exons ATGGGACTATGGGAAGCTTTTCTCAATTGGCTGCGAAG TCTCTTTTTCAAGCAAGAAATGGAGTTGTCTCTAATAGGACTTCAGAAtgctgggaaaacatcacttgtAAATGTTATTGCA ACTGGTGGATACAGTGAAGACATGATCCCAACA GTAGGATTTAATATGAAGAAGGTAACAAAAGGGAATGTCACAATAAAGTTGTGGGATCTTGGAGGTCAACCAAGGTTTCGCAGCATGTGGGAGAGATACTGCCGTGCAGTTTCAGCTATTGT ATATGTTGTGGATGCTGCTGATTTTGATAATTTATCTGTTTCAAGAAGTGAACTTCATGACCTTTTGAGTAAGCCCTCACTGAAAGGTATTCCCTTGCTGGTGCTGGGGAACAAAATTGACAAACCGGGTGCTTTGTCTAAACAAGACTTTACAGAACAATT GGGGCTCAAATCTATTACTGACAGAGAAGTGTGTTGCTTCATGATATCATGCAAAAACTGCACTAACATTGATACAGTTATCGATTGGCTGGTAAAGCATTCGAAATCAAAGAATTGA